The region TCTTCTCCCAGCCTGGAGCAGgcactgctctgccaccctgTCCTCAAGAACTTCCCCTCTGGGCTGTATTTTAAGCCACTCTGGGAAGATGATAAAAAGAAGTTGGCAGCAGTATtactccttttttcccccttcttttcttATAAAAAGGGCTGTAAGGATTTCACTACTCTCCCAAAccattttcctcatttcctagtttaaagctcttctcATAAGTCTCGTTAAGTGGGATCCCAGGAAGGTATATCTTCAGCATTATCCATTATCATGTCATATTTTCCACCCACAGACCACAGGTCTACAAAAAAGGGCAGGCAGTTCAGGCAGCACAAACCTGAATGAGGACATGCCGTAGGACTGGGCTTCCCCCAGCAACTCCACCCTCCTGCGTCGTACTCCCTTGCATTGAGCACCAAATCTGACAGAAGTGCCGGcaacacaggaaagaaatgggGTGAGAAGTTTGACTGGAAACCCCTGTGGAGAATTTTTCTAAACCGCTAAGTGACACAGAGCTATAGGTGTTAAGCTGGCTCATAAGAAAGGGAGTTTATGACGGCAGAGAAACCTGTATggtctggaaggaaacaggtaAAGCAGAAGCATCCCCTTTGGTTTATTATACTGCACCACAAGATTGTAGGCAGTGATAAATGCCATCTGACACTTCTGTCATgactttattttgcatttgagaGGTGGGATGTGTAATTTTTTCCAATATACATATGTGTTTCTATTTCAGGTATGCTTTGTTATACAACTGCTTTGTTCCACTTGATGTAAAAATCACATAAATGGAAGCCACTAGAAGAAAACTATTGAGCCTTCTCCTTTGCCATGTGATAACGGTATGGATTACATATTTGGAACTGTTGATCTAGCCACTCTATAAACACAGAAGAGGAGACaaggttttcctttcctgaaaaaaaataaaagaataaaaaaaatctgcttccaTGTGATGAGCCTGTGGAGGGCCGAGTCTGCAGCTCCTTGAGGCTGGAGTAGCTGACTCCCAGCTGAATCTGTTGGAGGTTCCTGTGACTTCTTGCAGGATGTTCACAGCTCTCCACGGGAGAAGGATGCTGTAGCTTTCAGAGAACATTAGCTTCCCTGGGGtgtgaaggaggaggagcagtGAACAGCTGAAGGAGATAGGCCTGGTAGTCCTGTGTCTCTACCCCTGCTTGGCACTGCCTAAACCATTGTTAGTGATGCTACACGTAAGATTGACTGATGGGTGAGGATGGGCCACCTGgggttttatttctgctctaCACCAGTTCTTCTGctatttctattcttttttaaagtggGAATTATTTGAGGTTTGCAGCTTCTTTATGTGCAGTTTGGGATGTGTAGTACAATTCCATCACATTTGGCTGTGGAGTGGGAGGCAAATACCTCCAGCTGAAAGACGGGGAGGAAACTTTCACCCAGGGAGTCTGAGATATGCACAGATTCTTAATGAAGACTTTTTGGAATTAAGTGTCCACCTATAAATGATCTCTCTTCTGTTCATCGGTGAATACTTGTATGGGAGACTTTTTCTTGGATTATCCACAGCTCTGAAGGCAGTAATTGTACTTGTGGGTTGTTGGTTCCCAGGTTCTTCCCAAGAAACTGGCAACAAGGTGCAGTAGGTCCATAAGAGGCAGGAATTAAAGTAGTTAAGGTCATGAACATCTCTGTTGTAGGTAGATTTTTGTTGCTGGAGTATTGGGATGGAGAGAGAAGCCCCTGAGGTTAATGACCCACAAGTGGTAAGCGGCTTCTGTAGGGCTAGGAGCAGAAGTAGCTGAGCATGGCCATGCTAGTGTGCAATTAGGGGAAAACGAGCTACAGTtaaaacagaaatcctttttCTTGGTCTCTGGGAATTGCAATATAATTGTCTCTGGATATTTTAACCTGGAGGTGTCAGGTTTTAAAGGCTTCATTATCAGCAGTGCTTCCCCCCCATTGTGGTTGCTGGCATTGGTGAGAGCCACAGACAGTTTATACCTGGGAAAGTCAAGCTGTTAGGTACATGGActagggttttttccccatacaatggaaaatgtaaagcaaatgtcttctctctttctgaaaggaagagaaCAGTCTACCAGGGGTGGTTGTGTTCTCATCCATCCTTTGCTCCTGCTCTCCATTCTCAGCACTGGGTTACAGTACTTTCTGAAGAGGCTGACTGCAAGGCAGCTACAGGTGGGAGGTGTACAACTTGGGTCATGTAATAACTTCATGGGACTAAGCTATTTTCTAGATGGGCTGATGTTAAGAAggtaaatatttctgagaagagaggagatgcCCACCTGCTTTCTTGAATTACAGCTactaaagataaaaaaaaaagcactggacAAAATACTCATCTGCTGTatggcattttaatttttttattcccctggggaaaaaaacccattttgttgtaatGTTAATATTAGTATTattctaaatattaaaatattttgatgaatTCCACACACAGACACCACAAacctctgccctgctgtggAGAAAGCTTCAAACCTATTTACCTTCAGGTACATGTTACCAAAACACTGTAATTTTATGGTTGCTCAGCATAACTTGTTCATATTGTTTTGAAAGCTCCTTCTGTTAGGCTAGTTCTTGCTATCTTTCAGAAAGCCATCTACCCTCCATTTCCCAGTTCATAGAGAAAGCTTTAGAGTTTTACATATTTGGAACTGAATGAAACTAGCTCGTGAACTGGATGGGTTGAATTTCACAGCTACAAACCATCTGTGGCTTCCACTGATGGTGGCTAAGTATAAGACAAATAGGGAGGCTGAGAAGACAATGCACCGTGGAGGTACAGCTCCTACAGACACCAACAGTGCTAACAGTCTTCTGCTGTGCTAGTACAGGGCTTCATGGATGCATTTTCAGGGCCAGGGTATCtttcagagaataaaaataccaGGAGGCTATAACGTCAAACCCAAGGTCCATTAGCCCAGCAGCATTTGCAGCAGCCAGCCGCAGATGGTTAGGGAAGATGGTTAAGAACAGAGCAAGAACACaacctctcctctccctcaaaaacttttcagtttctgagAATGAACAGCTTTGGCAATATCTACCTGCTGCCCATTTTGATATCATTTGTCTTCCTCCCAGGGCATTCAAAGCCTTCCTGTATTTTGTAGCTTCATTTCCAGTGGAGGGACTTGAGGAATTCCCTGGGGAGGACCATTGCTCAGGAGAAACTGGCGCAGCAGTCGAGCCAAATCTGTCCCCTGAGCGGGGACTGCAGGCTGCTCCCAGACCTGGTGCAAAACTCTTCGCAAATACTGAACAGGCGGCACAAAAATAGCCTGGGGCCTGGCCCCTGAGATGCACAGGGCATCCAGACCCATGGACACATCTGCTGCTACATTTCTGCAGGTAACACAACTCAGATGCCTAGCAGCTCGTGTTAATGAGAAGTGGGAGAGCCTCTTAAATGGCCATTTGAACTGCTTCAGTTATTTACTGCAAATGTGGTACCAGTGGATAACCCCAGCTTCCAGAGCTTCCCACACTCAAAAGGACAGCTAGAAGTGGAGGCTGACCTGGGGATGTTGGAAATACAGCATAACCAGCGTCTCTCACTCCAGGAAAGGTGttggctgcctgcaggcagaaTTCTGAGTCGGTAGCTGTGTGGTTGGCAAGCATTCAGTGTAAGGGTCCCTGGCCCCCTGCGGAGGGTGCAAGAACTCACACCTGCAGAAACCCTGCCTCCCTCTGAGAGCTGAGTGACAGAGGAGCGTGGCTTTGAGAAGAGAGGCCTTGGTGACGAGGAGGTGGAAATATTGAATGCCTCGTAGTGAAccagtcaccatctctggatgtgtttaagaaaagactggacatggcacttagtgccatggtctagttgacagggtggtgtcagggcaatggttggactcgatgatcccagaggtctcttccaacttgattctgtgattctgtgaaccatGCTGCTGCTTGAAGGCTCTGACTGTTAAAAGTGTGGTTCTGGATTTTAAATAACGTAGCCTTGCTTTGCAACTGCTTCGTCTTCTTGCTGTCCCTGCCCAAAGACACCAGGTGTTATAGAGAGCAGACTTTTGAGGCGGGGTCTTCTCTACCCTTTAATACGTGCTTCTGCTGCGAAGCAGAGCCATATTTTGCCGAGTTAATCACGGGAATGGCTATGTGACATACCggttattctttaaaaagttgtgGTGATGGCTGGTGCACTCATTGATGCCTGGTTCTTTATGATCTgcactttctcctccttcagaTTGTGTTAACATATATTTTCCTAATGTAggactttttgcttttatttatccGATTTTAAGTTGGTGCTTTGCATAGCTCAAGGCTTGTAGCTTGTGTTTGTTGTGTAATAGCAGACAACTTACGGTTGTGGTTTGCTCTTCATGTCAGAAAGCAGTTTCTCTTCCTAGTTCTAACTGTGTCATATCCTCTTCAGGGGAGTGCACAACCAGATGGTTTGTTTTCACTGAGCTCTTTCGGAGAGGGTAGAGGCTGTGTCTGTCTGAGAGACAAATCAGCTGCGTGTTAAGAAGATCTCAGAAGCATCAAcgaaaagaaattaatgaagtgtacagctgaaaacagggacTATCTGGGATGGATGGTCTTAAACTGAGTTCTCACTGCAACTCTATCCAGGCTCCTTGTGAGGACGGAGCACGAGGGGAGCTCCAGGTACATCTCTGCGGTTCCCTGGTGCCCAGGAGCTGCTTCGTAAGCAGCCACCGGGACCGGCATCCACGTTGGACCAGCTGCGTGTGCTAATGTCTCTCTCTACTCATCCCCAGGACTACGAGTATCAGAAGACCGTAGtgtgctggcactgctgctgaTCATCTCCCATGCGCCCGTGGCCGGAGggctcctctccaggctgacaACAGGGTAACTTCCCTCCAGCCTCAGCGTTTGTTGGGGTGGATCCGAGCGTGAGCGGTGCCGTTCCCCGCTGGAGGGCTGAGGCGATGGAAGAGTGACGCACAGAGCGCGTGGTCTCGTGCCAGCGCCGCTGTCAAGGCTGAgtaaaagttttaatttattttaatgtagcTATTGAGGCATTTTAATTCCATCAAAGGAAATAACACAAGGCAATCTACAAATATTCATTTGCTGCTTCTAAATGAATTTGATTCAGCTGTGCTTGGTTTCTccttttggggttttattttgagACTTACTTCTCGCTTACAGGCACGAGTATTCGAGGATTGTGAACCTTAAAAATTGCAGTCTAAATTCTGCATTTCATACATGAATATTTAAAGAGTTATGTACTCTGTTCTTTCTGTAAGGCCCCATTTTTCATCATTAATGCCTGTTCTTTTGAGCAAATAAACCCCATATATATGAGACttgtatgcattttaaaaaaagatagttCTCTGGGACAAGTTCCAATATGACAATATTCTGTTTATGAATATTTATAGATGCATCAAAATTGGTGAATACTGAATTTGCTGATAAACAtagtggagggtttttttttacttttcttttcaaagagactgaaaaattatttgcaaattgGGAAAAGTTCAGTACATAATTCTGGACAAAAcccatcttttttattttttggttaaaaaaattttcaaacttTCTGATTGAGAGCAACTTTTGCATGCATAATTTATCCAAAttgcaaaaaaatcccccagCCTTTTGACAATATTGAAtaacatgaaacaaaacaaaatatttaatttgtggCAAAGATTTTAAgtgaacaaaaattaaattagggAGTTTTTTAATGTAAGAGTTATGTTGCCTGTTGCGTGTTAGTAGCAGAATACTGATCAATGGGGTTGCACTGGCATTGTTTCCAGGTTGCAGTGAAAGCTTTTCGTCCAGATGCATCAATGTTTTGTTAGAGCTATGAAGAAAACCATCAGGCTGTTGTCTGAATGTGCATACGTATCGCATTGTGGTTAAGAAAGTATTATTGCCTCTTGCACTCGGCTTACCAATGTGGCAGCGTATGTTCTTTCTGTGCCACGAGTGTGGCagtattctgttttttcttctgtgcacaAGGTGTCCTAACTtgatatattttacatttaaaatgaaatttttaatgcTGCATAACTGAAGACTGTTACTTTTCCAGCAATTGATACCAGATGAGGATTTAGGTTTCTGTGTACCCAGTGAACTCTGgctgcctttcctcctcctctcagcaCATACTGAGAAGCACGCTCGTATTTAAATATGGGTGTGAACAGTGCATGATCTAAAGAGCCCAGAAAGAATGTCCTGTTGCAACACATATGGCATTTCTGAATCAACCATTGCACAAAGATATTTGCTTGTCTGGTGCGTACTGGGTTTTGACTTCGGAATGAAAACAACATATCAATATTTCCCATGGGATGGAAACACAATTTTCCAGTCATGTCTAGCTGCTGGTGATTGATTCAGAAAGTAAAAGGTTAAAGAGATACAAGTGATGGCATAAAGGAGAGAATGACAAAAGGTCTACCAAGAAGACAATGTGAGGGAATGAAGAGGCGAGTGATGGAAAATGAGATAGCTTTgtgggcaggctgcagggagcctTGAGTCAAAAGTGTGGCCACTGATTTCTGACAGTAAAATCAGAAACCTGCAGTCAGGATGTGGCTACTGTAGTGTGGAAACAGGCATACACTCCGAGACCTCGGCTTCATCCCCCAGCTGGCTACAGCAGTGCATTGGTTGTGAACCTCTCTGCTGTGACAGAGCCAGCATGGGTACCTTCTGCAGTAGGGTGCTCCTCCTTGAGACCTGAGCAGAAGAGGCTGGGAGTTCGACTGTGGGAATAAATATGTATAATGTTCAGTACAGTGTAGTGCAAGTTTGCCATGCCAAACAGGGGACATTTATGTATGATATCTGACTGTAGGAAAGTATCAGTGATGTTCTTAGCCAAATCCATGTTCAAGCAACAGGTGAATGGGTTTGCACCAAAATTCTCCACTGAGaaccatatatattttaattggaAAGCTTTTGGATAGCATGGAGTTCTGCTTTTTTGTGTGAACCAGAAAACAATGTGCTGGGATGACAGCACTGTCTCAATCTTACCAACGAACCGCTGCCCTTTTGTCAAAAAGGAGCTAGCAATTTGTAAGATATGGTTTGTTAAAAGGTATATACAGTTGTAGAATAGCGTAAGTTACTACATGCTTCTTTAGTTCGCTGTGTCTGTGAAAGCAGGAAACAAACTCACATGGTTTTGATTTCTTGCCCTTTGTGTTCTACTACAGAAGTGGAGTTACCcttcaagaaattaaaagcacGCAAGGGTtaggaataatttctttgtcAAATATTTAATGAAGTCTAGATCCTGAATTTTACATGCCATTaccttgatttttcagaaagagttgtaatgcatgtgtgtttgctcttgcaaaacctttttttcatcttctgcagGTAAGTCTATGAAGCGGCAGTAAGAGGTCTGTAGCTATCTTTGTGCCAGCTAGCTGGGCATGAATAGCGAGCAGCTAGAGATGTCTGTAAACGGTATCAGAGACCctggatttttaaaacttgtttgtAAACAGTACcgtttttcttattttcaaaactctttTTGCTTTACTCCCTTGAGTACAAGAATGATACTTGACGTGGGGTCTTGTTTCGAACTTCTATTTTCAAAGGACACAGAGGTTTTACTACGTGTTTTCTTTGAAGGGGTTTGCACAACAATTTGTAACCACATgccattttctttgccttcactttctgcagtgctggttCCTTCTGCTAAAGATGGCTCAGACGTGGGCAGTTCTGGCTGTGCTCCTTTTCTTGCTAATCAGTCTGGGTGAAGGGACAGGTGAGTGAGAAAGATCCAAAACTATATGCAGAGCTCTGGTATTCTGTATTTCCAACTGACCAGTACACTGAAACTTCACAGTTCACCAGGGGAAATTTTGCTTACTGTTTAGTGtgtcagaaagggttattagacattggaatgggctgcccagggaggtggtggagtcaccatctctggaggtgtttaagaaaagactggccatggcacttagtgccatggtctagttgacagcatggtgtcagggcaacggttggactcgatgatcccagaggtctcttccaacctggttgattctgtgattctgtgtgaatgcAAACAGTGATGTCACCTCAGCTGGCAAAATAATCATGCGCCTTGCAGGGTGGCACAGGATGATATATCTGATAGGAATCCATTACAGACCATCTGAAGACCCATCTCCTGTTCAACTGGGACAATATCAGGGGAGCTGTGATTTCTGGTAGAAAAGGGATCTACATATGCCCCTTACTAAATATGCCTCGTGAACTACTTCACCGAGTGATCTTGGGTTTTAACCTTGTTACAGGTGTATGTTCCACTGCTGTCCCCGGTTTTACTTGTACTTTAACCAAGACACCTAATTCAATAACacaataacttttttaaaaagtagtttcctttcctttaaggGGGAATCTTGCCCTCCCCATCAGTTTTTCAAAGCCCATATTAAAGTGATAGAAATCTGTTGCCTAGAAAAAGATGGAGGACTTGGAGCCCATCAGCATGCATCACATACCTGCATGGTGTCCACAGTGGAGAAGCACCATCTCCACTGCATTTCCAGACTTCAAAGAGTGACAGCAGGAAGCAGGACCTGGAAATACTACTTATATGCGTCTGCATAGAGCAATGTGTCCCCAAGGCTGCTAGTACAGTACAGAAGTAGAAATTTTAAAGTGTGATGAAGCCAAGTTTCCTATGCTTTGACGATGGCTGTAGcatcatttttaatgtatttttctcttcttacgTAGCTTACAATACGGTGAGTGTGGAGGCTGGTCACGAGGCTGTGTTGAGTTGCCCTTACGCCTCCAGTATGTCTTTGATAATGGTGACATGGAAGATGAAATGCAGCACTTACTGCTTGTTGGCCTATAGGAGTGATCACAATGAGACGAGGAAGTTAAACTGCAGCGAGAGGGTGATGTGGAAATATTCACCGGACAGTGATCCTGCTCTTCGTATTTACCCTGTGAACCTTGGTGATGAGGGAAATTACACCTGTGAAATTGCCAGCAAAgcaggaaattttctttttttctcttctctgactGTGATAGGTGAGACACACCttgtgattttttatttttttgtgtgtgtgtagataAAAATGATTTGATTTGGTGGTAAAAGACCAAATTAATTTTGGATGCatactgaaactgaaaataaagaggTAAGCTGATTTAGTCTGGCTATTtggagaggggggggaaaaagcacaAGCAGTTATGCAATAGGACATGGCTGTTCTATGGAGAAATAATCTGGGGGggttgtatttgtttttttaacttcttctgACTCATGAACAGGGAAGTTTTAAACTGCACAAATCCAACTGTCTCCATAGTTTCTGAGGGAGTTCTTTGGGCATAACGTGGGGTTTGAATGTTGTGTGAATGTTCACACAACCAGGAGTATACACTCTTCTTTAAGTTAATGCAAACAGAAGGTATCAAATAAATATTGCTGCTATAAGCTGAGCGAGAGGATGCTGAACCAAAATTCACAATGATGTTAATGTGTGTTTTGTCTGGGTAAGAGCTGAATAACAAGGAAGCAAAAGTTTCAGGACACTATCTGGAAATATTTCACTCttccagaaatactgaaagctgTCTATAAGACTGcatcactaaaataaaaatgaaattagtcTATTTTCAACATAGGCAGGAACAGAAGAATATTAGTAAACATAATGAATACATCAAACTGTCTTTTTCAGATAGGTAAACTAGCTCTAGGTTtccataaatttaaaaaaaaaaccgaTAGGAGAAGATTTTGTGTTCTGGCGGTATTAGTTAAGCTTTCTGATTATAACGAAAAATTATGGGAAATGAATTTCGGAACTCTATAATTGCtattattaatttttgtcactcattttttgttcttccctGCAGAGTCTTGCCTTTCTGATAATGGCTTAGGTATTGTCCGAGCCTTTGCCTGTTTTGTCAAAGGCAGAATATGAGTTATTGGACTTCAGGCAGAACAGTTTTGTCCGATTCCTCCTTTATTTCCCTGCTATCAAATTCTTGATTCTACCTCCCCAGTCTCCTAAATATTTTAGCTGGAGCTTCAGCaagctgtgttttcttcagTCTGTGCACTGCCGTACTTACAAATCTTTATTTAATCCACCCCTCTCTGTCATCCCATCTTCTCCTGTTACTACTGTGGTCACCTTTTGGAGAACATGAGGAAGCAGTACTTTTAGATGCAGCTAGCTAGTTTTGGAGATACTCACCTTGGActttctgatgtattttttttttcctaaagatcGTTGGTGTTAATataccaaattattttaaaatctcttgaATTGGTcatgcaaactgaaaaataccacctatttttttcagtttctcagttgGTGATTTTATACTGAACTAGAAATAATGGttgtggcctttttttttccttcttcttctgtAGTCCCTCCTACAGTGACTCTGACCTATGACAACAGCAGGGTGGCTGTCTGTCAAGCATCTGCTGGAAAGCCAGCTGCTGACATCTCCTGGATCCCTGCAAGTAACCACAGCACTGAGGAAGAAGTCCATCACCCCAACGGAACAGTGACCAGACTGAGCTACGTAGGCTGGGTCAACAGCACGCTTCCCACTGTCACCTGCCTGGTTACCCACCCAGCTACAAACCAGACCCTGTCCCTAGACCTGTCATGTAAATAACATTGTCCTGTAATTGCTCTTCATCATGCTCTTGGGCTTCTTTGTGCTGGTCTATGCAGCTGTTCCCACTGAATGCCAGGGCTCTGCAGATTGTTTACCGGGGTTATAAGCCAAAGTCCTAGGGCACGTTGATagagaaattaataattttgagTTAGTCAGTTGAAACCAAATATTTCATGGCGTTGTATGGAGAAACTTTCAGCGCGCGCGTCTTTCTGTCCCTGTTCTGTTTTACAAGAGTTCCTCGTTctgcaaccaagctggtgaagggtctggagggtgtgacctacgaggaacagctgagggagctggggttgttcagcctggagaagaggaggctcagaggtcaccttattgcagtctacaactacctgaagggaggttgtagtgaagtgggagtcggcctcttctcctgggcaactagcgataggacaagaggacacagcctcaagctttaccaggggaggttcaggttggacattaggaagaatttcttctcagcaagggtcattagacattggaatgggctgcccagggaggcggtggagtcaccatctctggatgtgtttaagaagagactggacatggcacttagtgccatggtctagttgacagggtggcgtgagggcaatggttggactcgatgatcccagaggtctcttccaacctggttgattctgtgattctgtggtgggttgacaTTGGCTGGCCGCCAGGTGCCCACCCAGacactctatcactccccctcctcaacaagacagggggagaaaaatataacaaaaagctaatgggttgagataagggcATGGAGATTGTTCATCAATTactgtcacgggcaaaacagactcgacttggggaaattagtttaatttcttGCCAGTCAAATCAGAGTAAGATAGTGAGAAATAAGAATGAATCTAAAAGcaccttccccccccacccctcccttcttcctgggctcagcTTCAGTCCCaacttctctacctcctccctctGGCGcaggggaatgggggttgcggtcagttcataacacttcatctctgctgctccttgctCCTCAcgctcttcctctgctccagcgtGGAGTCCCatccatgggagacagtccttcatgaaccTCTCCAACAcgggtccttcccatgggcagcagttcttcatgaactgctccagcatgggtcccttccatggggtgcagtccttcaggaatggactgctccagcgtgggttcgtcacagggtcacaagtcctgccagaaatCCTGCTTAcgtgtgggctcctctccacagggtcacaggtcctgctaGGAGCCTACTGCAGTGCAGGGTCTCTCTACTGGGTCACAGCTTCTTTCAGAGCACATCCATCTGCTCTGGCATGTGGACGTCCATGGGCTGTAGGTGGATATCTGCTTCACTatggtcctccatgggctgcaagggGACAGCCTGCATCatcatggtcttcaccacaggctgcaggggaatctctgctccagcacctggagcacctcctacccgtccttcttcactgaccttggtgtctgcaggattgtttctctcacatgttATCACTTCTCTCTCCCAGTTGCTGTTGCGCAGcagtttttaccctttcttaaatatgttatcacagaggtgctaccaa is a window of Nyctibius grandis isolate bNycGra1 chromosome 2, bNycGra1.pri, whole genome shotgun sequence DNA encoding:
- the LOC137660588 gene encoding cell surface glycoprotein CD200 receptor 1-B-like codes for the protein MAQTWAVLAVLLFLLISLGEGTAYNTVSVEAGHEAVLSCPYASSMSLIMVTWKMKCSTYCLLAYRSDHNETRKLNCSERVMWKYSPDSDPALRIYPVNLGDEGNYTCEIASKAGNFLFFSSLTVIVPPTVTLTYDNSRVAVCQASAGKPAADISWIPASNHSTEEEVHHPNGTVTRLSYVGWVNSTLPTVTCLVTHPATNQTLSLDLSYTSPRLPYLLIGGPASVAAVSGVTLCLIFRCRASRLRKLAHGSAEPFATKNFRSTSSREETDVINPPVLECIYQNYSPRTMYMNC